In the Helianthus annuus cultivar XRQ/B chromosome 11, HanXRQr2.0-SUNRISE, whole genome shotgun sequence genome, one interval contains:
- the LOC110888976 gene encoding uncharacterized protein LOC110888976 has translation MARKRDAGKQKAVEPAAPARERKRRGTGIEIRDAKMEEVQTAVIEPQYGLAHVPYTIQWKEGSLSKMAAAYQPELYYEKMGAESTIKANLALEKVVYKPDFKALGFHKMLEDLGWGAVMEFQGNKNGDIYLKSVLEWMSTLTKDDRPTPPKTTTLTGMVNGKPATMSFATLKQLAPFDSKADKFYNYVKENDLFLHQKNLADESVMHRELFMLEKGEVTMKRDHLKPLVRLLFSFVTANVSPRVGDKSMLRLWEIPILYAILTGEIKFSFRHLVLLKCMEMPKSKRKETDTSCALDQCVVRKTTRFASKRETVR, from the coding sequence ATGGCTCGAAAGAGAGATGCAGGAAAACAAAAAGCGGTGGAGCCTGCCGCACCGGCTAGAGAGAGGAAAAGGAGAGGCACTGGAATCGAAATTAGGGACGCCAAAATGGAGGAAGTGCAAACAGCGGTCATAGAACCGCAATACGGTCTTGCGCATGTTCCGTATACGATTCAATGGAAGGAAGGATCGCTTAGCAAGATGGCCGCCGCCTATCAACCGGAGTTATATTATGAAAAAATGGGCGCGGAATCGACGATTAAGGCTAATTTGGCTCTCGAGAAAGTGGTGTACAAGCCTGATTTCAAAGCTTTGGGTTTCCACAAGATGTTAGAAGATCTTGGGTGGGGGGCTGTGATGGAATTTCAAGGTAACAAAAACGGGGATATTTATTTGAAAAGTGTTTTAGAATGGATGAGCACACTGACAAAGGATGACCGGCCGACCCCGCCGAAGACCACTACATTGACCGGCATGGTGAACGGGAAGCCGGCTACAATGTCATTTGCAACCCTGAAACAGTTGGCCCCATTTGATTCAAAGGCAGATAAGTTTTATAACTATGTCAAGGAAAATGATCTGTTCTTGCATCAGAAAAATCTGGCCGATGAGAGTGTAATGCACCGAGAATTGTTTATGCTAGAGAAGGGAGAAGTCACAATGAAGCGAGACCATCTTAAGCCGTTGGTACGGTTGTTGTTTAGTTTTGTGACAGCGAATGTGAGCCCGAGGGTAGGTGATAAATCGATGCTGAGGTTATGGGAAATACCAATTTTATATGCTATCCTGACTGGAGAAATCAAGTTCTCCTTTCGACATCTGGTATTGCTGAAATGTATGGAGATGCCGAAATCAAAAAGGAAAGAAACTGACACCTCATGTGCGCTTGATCAGTGCGTTGTTAGAAAAACAACAAGGTTTG